In Cicer arietinum cultivar CDC Frontier isolate Library 1 chromosome 1, Cicar.CDCFrontier_v2.0, whole genome shotgun sequence, one DNA window encodes the following:
- the LOC101493009 gene encoding uncharacterized protein — translation MPLSRFAAEAFGVVTICLVAILTLLGLVCVAYSFYFRSRIRNQGFVQLNYFSGPWIIRIAFILFVIWWGLGEIIRLTLLRRALHLKWKETVCKCYIVSNMGFAEPCLFLTLVFLLRAPLQRLETGIMSRKWNVRTSGYIILYCLPMFVLQIFVILVGPQLDKSKSSGKKLPHYFTSTAGASSMPGENDVALCTYPLLSTLLLGLFAIILTSYLFWLGSRILKLVINKGLQKRVYTLLFSVLCCLPLRVVFLGLSVLSGPEHFMFEAFVFLAFLALVCCSGLCMCTLVYRPVADCLALGNLQDLEARTRRFNDDRNDSVSLIANQSHMEDNVGENVRPSPGRCSDESTKRGSISFRTLEKSVASTGTFVELSLFSPSHSATPPGSPPLPGWPMRSPTHVIGP, via the coding sequence ATGCCCCTGTCGAGATTTGCTGCCGAAGCATTCGGTGTGGTGACAATTTGTCTAGTAGCTATCTTGACTCTTCTTGGATTGGTATGTGTTGCTTACTCGTTCTACTTCCGCTCTCGTATTCGTAATCAAGGTTTTGTTCAACTCAATTATTTTAGCGGTCCTTGGATAATTAGAATTGCattcattttatttgtaatcTGGTGGGGTCTAGGTGAGATAATTCGGTTAACTTTGTTAAGACGTGCCCTTCACTTAAAATGGAAGGAAACTGTTTGCAAGTGTTACATTGTATCAAACATGGGATTTGCAGAACCGTGCCTCTTCCTCACACTTGTGTTTCTCCTTCGTGCACCCTTACAAAGATTGGAAACTGGAATTATGAGCAGAAAATGGAATGTGAGAACATCTGGATATATTATTCTTTACTGCCTTCCCATGTTTGTGCTTcagatttttgttattttggttGGACCTCAGTTAGACAAGAGTAAGAGTTCTGGTAAAAAGCTGCCTCATTATTTTACAAGTACAGCCGGCGCCTCATCAATGCCAGGGGAGAATGATGTCGCCCTTTGTACTTACCCTTTACTTAGTACTCTTCTCCTTGGCCTTTTTGCCATTATCCTGACTTCCTACCTTTTCTGGCTTGGTAGTCGGATTTTGAAATTAGTTATCAACAAGGGTTTGCAGAAAAGGGTTTACACATTGTTGTTCTCCGTTTTGTGTTGCCTTCCATTAAGGGTTGTTTTTCTTGGTTTATCTGTTTTATCTGGACCTGAGCATTTTATGTTTGAAGCCTTTGTTTTCTTGGCTTTTCTTGCACTTGTATGTTGTTCTGGGTTGTGCATGTGCACACTTGTGTACCGTCCAGTTGCAGATTGTCTAGCGCTGGGAAATCTACAAGACTTGGAAGCTAGGACTAGAAGGTTTAATGATGATCGTAATGATTCTGTGTCCCTTATTGCTAACCAGAGTCATATGGAAGATAATGTTGGGGAAAATGTTAGGCCTAGTCCTGGTAGGTGTTCTGATGAATCAACAAAGCGTGGATCAATTTCATTTCGAACATTGGAAAAGAGTGTTGCTTCAACTGGAACATTTGTGGAACTAAGCCTTTTCTCTCCCAGCCACAGTGCAACCCCTCCAGGATCGCCACCTCTTCCAGGTTGGCCTATGCGATCCCCAACCCATGTTATTGGACCTTAG